The following coding sequences lie in one Hyphobacterium sp. CCMP332 genomic window:
- a CDS encoding carboxylesterase, producing the protein MTNSPDIQFLYRGDGEKIAFVRQAAQPGKASLVWLGGFKSDMGGTKVMALDAWAKATGRGLLRFDYYGHGASSGDFEDGTIGRWREDALAIIDALTDGPQILVGSSMGGWISLLTARERAGRISAMLLIAPAPDFTSELMWPGFSDEVRHTIETTGRFEEPSPYDDEVFIVTKKLIEDGKNWSVLGKPIPFDGPVRILQGMLDDSVPWEHARKCVDVLTSQDIVFTLIKNGDHRLSSGPELARLISTAEALAAQIEAS; encoded by the coding sequence ATGACAAACTCGCCGGACATTCAGTTTCTGTACCGCGGCGATGGCGAGAAAATCGCCTTCGTCCGGCAGGCGGCACAGCCGGGAAAAGCCAGCCTGGTCTGGCTCGGCGGTTTCAAGTCCGACATGGGCGGCACCAAGGTCATGGCGCTGGACGCCTGGGCGAAAGCCACCGGGCGCGGCCTTTTGCGCTTCGACTATTATGGGCATGGTGCCTCTTCCGGTGATTTCGAGGACGGCACGATTGGCCGCTGGCGCGAGGATGCGCTGGCCATCATCGACGCCCTGACCGATGGCCCGCAAATCCTCGTCGGTTCCTCCATGGGCGGCTGGATCAGCCTGCTGACGGCTAGGGAACGGGCAGGGCGCATTAGCGCCATGCTGCTGATTGCGCCGGCACCGGATTTCACGTCCGAACTGATGTGGCCGGGCTTTTCAGACGAAGTGCGCCACACGATTGAGACAACCGGGCGGTTTGAAGAGCCCTCTCCCTATGACGACGAGGTTTTCATCGTCACGAAAAAACTGATCGAGGACGGAAAGAACTGGTCGGTTCTGGGCAAGCCAATCCCCTTTGACGGGCCGGTTCGTATTCTTCAGGGCATGCTGGATGACAGCGTGCCGTGGGAACATGCGCGCAAATGCGTCGATGTCCTGACCAGCCAGGACATCGTCTTCACCCTGATCAAGAATGGCGATCACCGCCTGTCGTCCGGCCCGGAGCTGGCGCGCCTGATCTCGACCGCAGAAGCGCTCGCGGCTCAGATCGAGGCGTCGTAA